A portion of the Lolium rigidum isolate FL_2022 chromosome 1, APGP_CSIRO_Lrig_0.1, whole genome shotgun sequence genome contains these proteins:
- the LOC124670177 gene encoding uncharacterized protein LOC124670177 has product MPSSSSPILIRSDTESDDDDAAALSMPAAECFASSLRTQAEVDALCEKHGVPREFGATPAGDRRACTPPPPGSVCVYAHALETGLRFPLHPFFSEVLSHFGVAPGQLTPNGWRVLVGFVVLCHTTDVPPSLAVFRHFFALSRKGWCFFRCKQGVGALFTGIKGPKSGKKWKRGFFFLSSPVPWSCPVRWYEEPPCKISTKCPVLSSQDSKSVAKLAHTYGAGVDLRAYLSEADLGAAFSSHLAGTSPPPPLQPSPPSTGSQGMGLPADEAVALAEKVKAEPVSCTPQLPGKKRKQDEVASAKAGLCRSELGTPPSAPNRRHLPVPDTHDGASADWEEARNVLDRMVPPCRQRAFAVAKPSDVVASSFVAILQAVNHVSYSLNHALELDQKQRAHERDIAALGEQLDEVKAEFAAAKRAMDEERKNAKAELAAARRATAAEVEGAKTAAVQQFLGSKEYTRRVAEQALPAYERGAEDMKRVALRLNPRLDAAKLVLPLD; this is encoded by the exons atgccttcctcctcttcccccaTCCTGATACGCAGCGACaccgagagcgacgacgacgacgctgccgCCCTCTCGATGCCCGCCGCCGAGTGCTTCGCTTCGTCCCTGCGCACCCAGGCCGAGGTCGACGCCCTCTGCGAGAAGCACGGCGTTCCAAGGGAGTTCGGGGCGACACCTGCCGGGGACAGGCGCGcgtgcacgccgccgccgccggggagcgTCTGCGTGTACGCGCACGCGCTGGAGACGGGTCTGCGGTTCCCGCTTCACCCCTTCTTCTCGGAGGTGCTCTCCCACTTCGGCGTCGCGCCGGGCCAGCTGACGCCCAACGGCTGGCGCGTCTTGGTGGGCTTCGTCGTGCTCTGCCACACCACCGACGTGCCGCCGTCGCTCGCCGTGTTCCGGCACTTTTTCGCTCTCAGTAGGAAGGGCTGGTGCTTCTTCCGGTGCAAACAAGGCGTCGGAGCGCTCTTCACTGGCATTAAGGGTCCCAAATCCGGGAAAAAGTGGAAAAGGGGCTTCTTCTTCCTGAGCTCGCCGGTGCCATGGTCGTGCCCGGTGCGCTGGTACGAGGAGCCGCCGTGCAAGATCTCCACCAAATGTCCGGTGCTATCGAGCCAGGATAGCAAATCGGTGGCAAAGCTAGCACACACATACGGCGCGGGAGTTGATCTCCGGGCTTACCTCTCGGAGGCCGATCTTGGCGCAGCCTTCTCCTCTCACCTGGCGGGgacatcaccaccaccgccactcCAGCCCTCTCCTCCTTCTACTGGTTCCCAAG GGATGGGTCTACCAGCGGACGAGGCTGTGGCTCTGGCGGAGAAGGTGAAAGCCGAGCCGGTCAGCTGCACGCCGCAGTTGCCTGGCAAGAAGAGGAAACAGGATGAGGTCGCCAGTGCAAAAGCCGGGCTTTGCCGTTCTGAGCTAGGCACGCCACCTTCTGCCCCGAACCGGCGACACTTGCCCGTGCccgacacacacgacggcgccagcgcCGACTGGGAGGAAGCGCGGAACGTACTGGATCGCATGGTCCCGCCGTGCCGGCAGCGCGCGTTCGCGGTGGCGAAGCCCTCCGACGTCGTCGCGTCGAGCTTCGTAGCAATTC TGCAGGCCGTGAACCACGTGTCATACTCCCTGAACCACGCGCTGGAGCTGGATCAGAAGCAGAGAGCGCATGAACGCGACATCGCCGCTTTGGGAGAGCAGCTGGATGAGGTGAAGGCCGAGTTCGCCGCGGCGAAGCGGGCGATGGATGAAGAACGGAAGAACGCCAAGGCCGAGCTCGCcgcggcgaggcgggcgacggcggcagagGTGGAAGGCGCCAAGACGGCGGCGGTGCAGCAGTTCCTGGGGTCCAAGGAGTACACGCGGCGGGTGGCTGAGCAAGCGCTGCCGGCGTACGAGCGCGGCGCGGAGGACATGAAGCGCGTTGCGCTCCGGCTGAACCCACGCCTCGACGCCGCCAAGCTGGTCCTGCCGCTGGATTAG